The segment AGTTCTTGAGGGTATTCAAGAAGGGGGAGGAATTCACTCAAGAATTGCTCAAGGAGAACGAGCGGCTCCGATATACGGTCCTCAAGCTCGAAGAGGAAAGGAACGGGTTGGTCCAGCTTTCCAATCCGGTTGAAGTAAAAGCGCTTCAGGAGCAGTTGGCCAAGGCTGAGGAAGAGCGCAATCGCCTGATCAACCGTTTTAAGGAGGTTGAAGAGGAAAATAAGGGCTTCGCTTCAAAGTATTTGGAAGTGGAAGAGGAAAACAACAACCTCGCCAACCTCTATGTCGCCAGCAATCAGCTCCACTCGACCCTCGACTTCGAAGAGGTGCTTCGAATCATCATCGAAATCATGATCAACCTGGTCGGGGCGGAGCGGTTTGTGATCATGTTGCTGGATGAAGCCTCTGGCGTTCTCTCTACCATCGCTTCAGAGGGGATGGAAGAGGGGACAATCCGCAAGGCCCGGATCGGCGAAGGGGTCATCGGCCGGGCGGTCCAGAGCGGCGAAAACTTCTTCGAAAGCGATTTAAGCGTGGGAAGCGTCGAAGGGGAGCCTCGTCCCATTGTTTGCATCCCGCTGAAAATCAAAGATCAAACGCTCGGCGTCATCGTCGTTTTTTCGCTCCTGGAGCAAAAGAAAAAGACATTGACCCACGTCGACAAAGAGCTTTTCACTATGTTGGCGGGGCATGCCGCCACGGCGGTTTTCAGCGCCAAACTTTATTCGCAATCGGCCAGAAAGTTATCAACGATTCAAGGTTTTATTGATCTGCTGAGCGGTCGAGAAGATTCCTGGGGGCAAAATGGCTGACATCCGTTTCCTCGTCGTCGAAGATTCGCCGACGATGCGTCAACTGATCACCTTCAGCTTGAAACGAATTCCGAACTCCAAGATCGTTGAGGCGAGCGACGGCGTCGATGCCCTCAAGAAATTGAAGGAAAATCGATTCGATTTAATCGTTTCGGATATCAACATGCCGCTGATGGATGGGCTCAAGCTGGTCAGCATGATTCGAAGCGATCCCGCCTATCGATCGACCCCGATTGTGATTGTCACGACGGAAGGCTCCCAAACCGACCGAGAAAAAGGGCTTGCCTTGGGCGCCAATGCCTACCTTTCCAAACCGATTCAAACCAACGAGCTTCTTAAGATTGTCAGGGATTTATTAAAAGCGGAATAGAATTAGAGGATAGAATGCGTTTCGGAATCGTTGTTTTTCCCGGGTCGAATTGCGACCAAGATTGTCATTACGTCACCGGTGGGATCCTGAAAGAGCCGACCACCTTCATCTGGCATAAGGAGACAAAAATTCCGGATGTGGATGCCCTGATTATTCCGGGGGGCTTCTCCTATGGAGATTATCTCCGCGCGGGGGCGATCGCCCGTTTCTCTCCGGTGATGAAGGGGGTGGTCGATTTCGCCGCGAAAGGGGGAATGGTTCTCGGGATCTGCAACGGATTTCAAATTTTGGTCGAGTCGGGGCTGCTTCCGGGAGCGCTCCGGCGGAACCGCTCCCTCAAGTTTATCTGCAAGCCGGTCTTCGTTCGGGTCGAAAACCATCAAACCCCGTTCACCTTGCTCTATCAACCGGGTCAGGTTCTCTCGCTTCCGATCGCACACGCGGAAGGAAATTATTATATCGATCCCGCCGGGTTGGCGCGGTTGAAGGAGCGAAATCAGATCGTCTTCCGCTATGTTACGAAGGAAGGAGCGGTCTCGGATGAAGCAAACCCGAACGGCTCCGTCGACCAGATCGCCGGAATCTCCAATGAGGCGGGGAATGTCCTCGGCATGATGCCCCACCCGGAGCGCGTCGCCGATCCCCTCCTTGGCGGCGAAGATGGGATCAAACTCTTTGAATCTCTCCGCCGCTCTCGCAGGGAGCGCGCTGCCCCCGTTATTCGTTAAACGTAAGATTTTACGAATAACGATTCACGGACTACGAATACGATATCTGGAGAATCCATGACAGACCCTCAGAAAACGGCCCAAAATCAAGGGCTCCCTCCGGAACGACCGGCCCATCCGGTGACCGATGAGGAGTATCAGAAAATTGTCGCGCTCCTCGGTCGCGAGCCGAACACCACGGAGCTTGCGATCTTCTCCGCGATGTGGAGCGAGCATTGCAGTTACAAGAGCTCCAAGGTCCACTTGAAGCGTTTTCCGACGCAAGGGGAGCATGTCCTCCATGGACCGGGCGAGAATGCGGGGGTGGTCGACATCGGCGGAGGATGGGTCGCCGCCTTTAAGATTGAAAGCCACAATCATCCCTCCTTTATCGAGCCGTACCAGGGAGCGGCGACCGGCGTCGGAGGAATTCTCCGGGATATTTTCACGATGGGGGCGCGGCCGGTGGCGCTGCTCAACTCGCTTCGTTTCGGCCCGCTGGAGGTTCCCAAGAACCGTTACCTGTTCGAGCGGGTGATCGCCGGCATTGCCGGTTACGGCAATTGCATGGGGGTTCCGACCGTCGGCGGGGAGATCTACTTCAACGAGATCTATTCGAAGAATCCGCTCGTGAATGTCTTCTGCCTTGGAATTGCGAAAAAGGAAGAGATCGTGACGGCGGCGGCCGGCGGGGTCGGGAATCCGGTTATCTATGTCGGCTCGAAGACCGGAAGAGACGGCATCCACGGGGCGACGATGGCGAGCGCGGAGCTCGGCCAATCGGAAGAGAAGCGGCATACCGTCCAGGTCG is part of the Candidatus Manganitrophus noduliformans genome and harbors:
- the purQ gene encoding phosphoribosylformylglycinamidine synthase subunit PurQ, whose product is MRFGIVVFPGSNCDQDCHYVTGGILKEPTTFIWHKETKIPDVDALIIPGGFSYGDYLRAGAIARFSPVMKGVVDFAAKGGMVLGICNGFQILVESGLLPGALRRNRSLKFICKPVFVRVENHQTPFTLLYQPGQVLSLPIAHAEGNYYIDPAGLARLKERNQIVFRYVTKEGAVSDEANPNGSVDQIAGISNEAGNVLGMMPHPERVADPLLGGEDGIKLFESLRRSRRERAAPVIR
- a CDS encoding response regulator; amino-acid sequence: MADIRFLVVEDSPTMRQLITFSLKRIPNSKIVEASDGVDALKKLKENRFDLIVSDINMPLMDGLKLVSMIRSDPAYRSTPIVIVTTEGSQTDREKGLALGANAYLSKPIQTNELLKIVRDLLKAE
- a CDS encoding GAF domain-containing protein, with the protein product MERRENEIAKKAEEFLRVFKKGEEFTQELLKENERLRYTVLKLEEERNGLVQLSNPVEVKALQEQLAKAEEERNRLINRFKEVEEENKGFASKYLEVEEENNNLANLYVASNQLHSTLDFEEVLRIIIEIMINLVGAERFVIMLLDEASGVLSTIASEGMEEGTIRKARIGEGVIGRAVQSGENFFESDLSVGSVEGEPRPIVCIPLKIKDQTLGVIVVFSLLEQKKKTLTHVDKELFTMLAGHAATAVFSAKLYSQSARKLSTIQGFIDLLSGREDSWGQNG